From a region of the Candidatus Bathyarchaeota archaeon genome:
- a CDS encoding alanine--glyoxylate aminotransferase family protein produces the protein MAKPLLMIPGPTEIPLRVIRAMVRASEPHYTPPVNPGLIEEVMDKLRRVYRTRGEVILLPGSGRMGLEAALASIVEPGDRVLVVVAGEFGRMIPEIVKRVGGVPVEFRVPPGGRLDESRLEEALERGGFKALAMVHNEPSTGTLYPAEGVGRLARRYGVLYLLGAGSSLGGVDVRVDEWGVDLCMSCSHKCLAAPMGLAMVSVGEGAWEVMEDRKTPPVTFLNDLYRWRRLWIPRERGGLLEQGLRRVPITLPVHLLYALNEALDIVLEEGLEARFERHRTASRAFVKAVEAMGLEILPEERLSSPTVTAVKVPEGVDDSKLRRRILDYGVLVAGGLSELRGRIFRVGHMAETASERCIRAAVTAIGLALRDMGLKADIGLAIEEVSKTFEAV, from the coding sequence ATGGCTAAGCCGCTTCTGATGATCCCCGGCCCTACGGAGATACCTCTCAGGGTTATAAGGGCGATGGTGAGAGCCTCGGAGCCACATTATACGCCCCCTGTGAACCCAGGCCTGATCGAGGAGGTTATGGATAAGCTCCGGAGGGTCTACCGGACTAGGGGTGAGGTTATACTTCTACCGGGCTCTGGTAGGATGGGTTTGGAGGCAGCCTTGGCGAGCATAGTCGAGCCTGGGGATAGGGTCCTAGTTGTCGTGGCCGGGGAGTTCGGAAGGATGATCCCTGAGATCGTTAAACGGGTCGGAGGGGTTCCGGTGGAGTTCAGGGTTCCACCCGGCGGTAGGCTTGACGAGTCTAGGCTTGAGGAGGCTTTGGAACGCGGAGGGTTTAAAGCCCTAGCCATGGTTCACAACGAGCCTTCGACCGGAACCCTATACCCAGCCGAGGGGGTGGGTAGGCTCGCTAGGAGATACGGCGTCCTATACCTGCTGGGTGCAGGCTCTTCTCTAGGTGGTGTAGACGTCAGGGTGGACGAGTGGGGTGTAGACCTATGCATGAGCTGTTCGCATAAGTGTCTGGCGGCGCCGATGGGTTTAGCCATGGTCTCGGTCGGCGAGGGGGCGTGGGAGGTCATGGAGGATAGGAAGACGCCTCCTGTGACGTTCTTAAACGACCTATACAGGTGGAGGAGGCTCTGGATACCTAGGGAGCGGGGGGGTCTCTTGGAGCAGGGCTTGAGAAGGGTGCCTATTACCCTTCCAGTTCATCTACTCTACGCGTTGAACGAGGCGTTGGACATCGTGCTCGAGGAGGGGCTTGAGGCTAGGTTCGAGAGGCACAGGACCGCGTCCAGGGCGTTCGTCAAGGCGGTCGAGGCGATGGGTTTAGAGATCCTACCCGAGGAGAGGCTTTCCTCACCCACGGTCACAGCGGTCAAGGTCCCTGAAGGCGTAGACGATTCTAAGCTTAGGAGGAGGATACTGGACTACGGGGTCCTAGTAGCCGGGGGACTGTCGGAGCTCAGGGGACGTATATTCAGGGTCGGACACATGGCCGAGACAGCCTCTGAAAGATGCATAAGAGCCGCCGTCACGGCGATAGGGTTAGCCCTACGGGACATGGGTTTAAAAGCCGACATAGGGCTAGCTATCGAAGAAGTTTCGAAAACCTTCGAAGCCGTCTAA
- a CDS encoding type II toxin-antitoxin system VapC family toxin → MGLTVALDTNIFINVKNREEPYYRYSRRVLEAVDGGDVKALVSAIVVAEMCTGYYMFGDIEGKEEFLAYMLTSPNYEIADVDVKTADLAGKIRAEVGVRLPDAILIASAVLRNAYAVVTHDEELRKAEKLVRIMTAREFIASLGL, encoded by the coding sequence GTGGGGTTAACCGTAGCCCTCGACACGAATATATTCATCAACGTCAAGAATAGGGAGGAGCCGTACTACCGGTATTCGAGACGGGTTCTCGAAGCCGTAGACGGCGGCGACGTTAAGGCCTTAGTATCTGCTATAGTCGTGGCTGAGATGTGTACGGGATACTACATGTTCGGAGACATCGAGGGGAAGGAGGAGTTTCTCGCATACATGCTAACCTCACCCAACTATGAGATAGCAGACGTGGACGTTAAAACCGCGGATTTAGCCGGGAAAATAAGAGCCGAGGTGGGTGTGAGGCTTCCCGACGCGATCCTCATAGCCTCAGCCGTCCTAAGAAACGCCTACGCAGTAGTCACCCACGACGAAGAGCTCAGAAAGGCGGAAAAGCTTGTGAGGATAATGACTGCAAGAGAGTTCATAGCCAGTCTGGGGCTTTAG
- a CDS encoding AbrB/MazE/SpoVT family DNA-binding domain-containing protein: MTEVGISSVSRKGQVTIPKEARRRLKLKPGDKVVFLIREDGVLIRKALTRRLSELLEEKPWPVDSLRFQRGLREEWG; this comes from the coding sequence ATGACCGAGGTCGGTATCTCCTCCGTGAGTAGGAAGGGTCAGGTGACGATTCCGAAGGAGGCTAGGCGTAGGTTAAAGCTTAAGCCGGGCGATAAGGTCGTTTTTCTGATCCGGGAGGACGGTGTATTGATCCGTAAGGCTTTGACTCGTAGACTATCTGAGCTACTCGAGGAGAAGCCTTGGCCTGTGGATAGTCTACGGTTCCAGAGGGGGTTGAGGGAAGAGTGGGGTTAA